A region from the Wolbachia endosymbiont of Folsomia candida genome encodes:
- the acpP gene encoding acyl carrier protein, with translation MNSGVAKITREDIETKVKRIMLEHISKDVEKFGSSSKLSDHGTDSLDAVEIIMAVEEEFGIEISDEDAQKMETMEQIVEYIINKKG, from the coding sequence ATGAACAGCGGAGTAGCAAAAATCACTAGAGAAGATATAGAAACAAAAGTAAAAAGGATTATGTTGGAGCACATTAGTAAGGATGTAGAAAAATTCGGTAGCTCTTCGAAATTATCAGATCATGGCACAGATAGTTTGGACGCAGTTGAAATAATCATGGCAGTGGAAGAAGAATTTGGAATAGAGATTTCAGATGAAGATGCGCAGAAAATGGAAACCATGGAACAAATAGTTGAGTACATTATTAATAAAAAAGGCTAA
- a CDS encoding polyprenyl synthetase family protein, whose protein sequence is MLNETIKNLLVAEINKHLPENKEDKLISAMRYMLLAPAKYIRPFLVIASSEIFNVQAEKVIPVAAAIEFIHTYSLIHDDLPCMDNSDTRRGQLSCHKKFDEATAILAGDALLTLAFEVLSSLNEDSTKCCAIIKVLSQAIGTNGMVGGQILDINNQHIDFDKIKKIHLMKTAKLFAASCEIGAIMGDATNEHRKALYNYGVNLGLIFQAKDDIEDYKQDKANNLAGQSGVEDYIDNLFAQALNNLSMLSGNTDYLYTLLNQIKKDD, encoded by the coding sequence ATGCTAAATGAAACGATAAAAAATTTGCTTGTTGCAGAAATAAATAAGCACTTACCAGAAAACAAGGAGGATAAGCTTATATCAGCTATGCGTTACATGTTACTTGCACCAGCAAAGTATATACGTCCATTTTTGGTTATAGCTTCATCTGAAATATTTAATGTGCAAGCTGAAAAAGTAATACCAGTTGCTGCAGCAATTGAATTTATCCACACTTACTCCCTTATACATGATGATTTACCGTGTATGGACAATAGTGACACTCGTCGCGGCCAGCTAAGCTGCCACAAAAAATTCGATGAAGCAACAGCAATTCTTGCTGGAGATGCACTGCTAACTCTGGCTTTTGAAGTGTTATCTTCGCTAAATGAAGACAGCACCAAATGCTGCGCAATTATAAAAGTGCTCTCTCAGGCAATAGGCACTAATGGAATGGTAGGAGGGCAGATTTTAGACATTAATAACCAGCACATAGACTTTGACAAGATAAAAAAAATCCATTTGATGAAAACCGCAAAACTATTTGCAGCTTCATGCGAAATAGGTGCTATAATGGGTGATGCTACGAACGAACACCGAAAAGCATTGTATAATTACGGAGTAAACCTAGGGCTTATTTTTCAAGCTAAGGATGACATCGAAGATTATAAACAAGATAAAGCAAATAATCTGGCTGGTCAAAGTGGAGTAGAGGATTATATAGATAACTTATTTGCACAGGCTTTGAATAACTTGAGTATGCTTTCGGGAAATACTGATTACTTATATACTTTATTAAATCAAATAAAAAAAGATGATTAG